The DNA region GAGGCCCCCATACCCTATTTCATCACCAGGCTCACCGGAATCAACAACCAAATGGTTGCCGGTGCACCAAAGTTTTATGAAATAGCCCGTCGCGTGGTCGAACTTACCGAGGGTTGCACTATCGTAGGGCACAATGTCAAATTCGACTACGGTTTTTTGAGGGCAGAGTTCAGAAGTCTTGGATACGATTACCATCGAAAGACCCTCGATACCGTGGCGCTCACGCGCAAGCTGATGCCGGGAATGCCCGGATACAGCCTTGGGAAGTTATGCAACGCATTGCAGATCAACAACTCAGGACGACACAGGGCATGGGGGGATGCTGCTGCCACACTGGAGCTTTTTAAAAAATTGCTTACTATTGATCCGCAACTGCTTACACCGGGCGAATATCGCAACAGTCAGGGTAAAAATCTGAACATCAATACCTTGCCCGAGCGCACTGGTGTATATCAGTTTTATGATGCATCAGGTAAACTGATTTACGTGGGAAAATCGGTGAATATACGCTCCAGGGTGATGCAGCACCTGAGCAATACCGGTACCCGCAAAGCAATAGAAATGAAAAACAGTATCGATTCGGTGAGTTGCGAACTTACTGGAAGTGAACTGATTGCATTGCTGCTCGAATCGGACCTGATCAAAAAGCATCAGCCACTATACAACCGCCGGCAGCGAAGGGCGCTATTCAATTATGGATTGTATCATTATACCGACGATCAGGGTTACATTTGTCTGAAGGCCTCCAAAACCATCAACGGGCTGGTACCCGATTACAGTTATGCCTCGCTCCAGGAAGCCAACGGGCATCTTTTCCAGCTGACCGAGCGCTATCAGCTCTGTCAAAAACTCAATGGACTGTACACCAGCCGGGGAAGCTGCTTTCATTACCATATCGGCCAGTGCTTTGGCGCCTGCATCGGCAAGGAGGAGGCGGAAAGTTACAATGCAAGGGTGATGCAGGCCCTCGAAAGGTTTCACCCTGACCATCACAGCTTTTTCCTTATTCTCCCGGGGCGTTCGGAAGAGGAACTTGGTTTGGTTCGCATGGCTAACGGTGTGTACATGGGATTTGGTTTCATTCCTTCGGATGCATACAGCGAATCGCCCGAGGTGCTGGATGACTATATTAAAAGGTATCCCGACAACCGGGATGTTCGCCAGATCATCCTTTCGTACCTTCGAAACTCGAATAATTACAAGATCTTACCGGTTCAGGAGGCTGGCCTGTAGTTCGTCTTGTTTTTGATGATCACCAGGCTACAATCGCGGTCGGGGATGGCAACAGCTTCTTCAGGAATGGTGGACAGGAATTCGTCCACAGCCTGCATCAGTCCGGGCCATTTCGGATTGTAGTCGTGCACGATGATTACCCCTCCGGGAAGCAATCTGGGATAAAAAAACTTCAGCGCCAGGGCAGTGGGCGCAGCCAGATCGGCATCCAGATTGACAAGTGCAAACGACACGTTTTCAATAAGATGGAGGGTATCCTTCAGGTTGCCCTCGAGAATATGAACTTTTGGGCTGTGCTTCAGCCGTTCGCGTACGAGCGAGGTGTTGGTATCGGCAAAGCTGGCCGGGGTGTAGGTTGCTGCTTCGCCCTCCTCCCCTTCCAGGTCGGCGGCATCAAAACCTCTGAAGGTGTCGAGCAGATACAAATCACGTTCGGGGTCGAGTGCATGCAATATTCTGGCACTGTCGCCACGGTACACGCCCACTTCGGCAAAAGCCCCTGAGGGAACCACATTTTTTAGCCGGCTCACCTGCAGCCAGAACAGGATGAACCGTTCTTTGTCGGGATATGTTCTGAAGAGTCTCCTGACCTCCCTGCTTATGGCTCCTGTTTTATTGGCCCAAACCCAGGCCTGATGCCTTTTTTCAATTGCATGAAAACTTCCGGCCAGGTAATAAATAGCAAAAACTACCAGAGCTGCGAGTAAGATATAATACAGTGTACTGATTATCATGTCTATCCGAAAATACCCTTTACTATTCCGCCATCGTGACTGATGGTCTGACCGGTGAGGTAGTGTGCCAGAGGCGACAACAGCCAAACGGCCAGGGAGGCCAGGGAGGCAGGTCCGGCCATGGCACCCACGGGGATTTGTTTTTCGAACTGCTGACGAGCTTCCTGCACACTGATGCCCAGCATATCCGATTTCTTTTGGTAAAGCCTTTGCATGGCCGGGGTATCATGGTAGCCCGGTGCAAGCACGTTGACGGTAATGCCATGCGCAGCAATCTCCTGAGCAAGTGTTTTGGCGTATCCCACAACTGCCGGACGCAATGCATTGCTTAGCACCAGGTTATCCACAGGTTGCTTCACCGAAACGCTTTCCACAAACAAAATCCTGCCATAGTGCCGACGCATCATCAGTTTCGCCATTTCGCGGCTCAGGTAAATCTTCCATCTCAAAACGAGCTGGTAAGCCTGATCCCATTGTTCGTCAGCAACTTCCAGAGCACCTCCGGCAGGTGGTCCGCCAGCATTAACCAGCACCCCGTGCACCGGTCGGCAATTGGCCCAATTCAGCATTTTTTCGAGGGTTTCATGCTGGGTCACATCGCCTGGCAAGATCTCCAGCCTGTTGCTGTCCGACTGCTTTTTGAAAGCTTCAAGCACATGAGCGCTGCGGGCGACAGCCATTACATTGGCTCCTTCGGCCAGCAAAGCCTCAGCCACTGCCCTGCCGAATCCTGATCCTGCGCCAGTTACCAGAAAGTTCTGTCCTGTCAGTTTTAGATCCATGGTTCTGAGATGTTTTTGCCAAAGGTAATGAACGAACAGCATATGTTGGAGGAAAGGCCGGGAACAGTCAATTTGCTACCTTTGCGCTTCAATTTTGAAGAATGGAAAGATCAGCCAGAAGGGAGATTTTTCGCGGGTCGCTGGCGGTAGGCCTGGCAGCTGTGCTCTGGGGCTTCGATGGGGTAGTGCTCACCCCGCAGCTTTACCGGCTCGATGTGATTTATGTGGTTTTCATCCTGCATCTGGTACCCTTCCTGATGATGCACCCGTTTTTCTGGAGGTCGTACAAAAGCCTGGCGAAGATGTCGCCCACCGACTGGCTGACTTTCAGCCTGATCGGGCTTTTTGGCGGAGCCATAGGCACCATAGCTATTGTAAAGGCGCTCTTTTTACTGAATTTCAATCAGTTATCGGTCGTTGTGCTGTTGCAGAAACTTCAACCGGTTTTTGCCATTGCGCTGGCTGCCCTGTTGCTCAAAGAGCGCATCAGCAGGCGCTATGCTTTCTGGTCGGCTGTGGCCATTGTTTCGGGTTACTTTCTCACTTTTGGATGGAATCTGCCTGATCTTCAAACTGGAAGCAACACCATCCATGCCGCGCTGCTCGCCTTGCTGGCAGCATTTTCGTTCGGCAGCTCCACAGTTTTTTCGAAAAAAGTCCTCTTCAAATACCCTTTTACCACTTCCACATTCTTCAGATATGGGTTTACCAGCGCCATCATGTTGATAATCATGATGTTTTTTGGCGATTTCGGACAATCTGCCCTGACAACAGGACGCGACTGGCTGTTTATTCTGATTATCGGGCTGACCACCGGTTCCGGGGCTATCTTTTTGTATTACTATGGTTTGCGTCGCATCAAAGCCATGACGGCTACCATCAGCGAACTATTGTTCCCCGTTTCGGCTGTGGTGTTCGACTATTTGATCAACGATTCGGTGCTCAATCCCCTGCAGTGGATCTCTGCTGCCCTGATGGTTTTTGCCATCATCCGACTGAATACGGAGTTTCGGGAAAACTAAGTTTGCTTTCACGGTGCAAAAGTGTTAAATTAGCCAAACTAAATTTCATTGCTTATGTCGGAAGATTTGGTCAGAGTTTACACCGGATCCATTGTGGAGGCCACTTACCTCAAAGAGATGCTGCTCGAAAATGGTATTGGCTGCATCCTGCGCGATACGCTCAACGAAAGTCTGATGGCCGGCTGGGGTAATGGCTCGCCTGAGAATTCAGTGATCCTGCTGGTAGAGTCGAGCCTGGCTGAAGAGGCTGAAAGGCTTGTCAGTCAGTATTTTGATTACACCTGAAATGGAGCAGTGCCTGCACCAGTGGTTCGTTGCAGATGGTCAGCTTCGCAATAGT from Bacteroidota bacterium includes:
- a CDS encoding GIY-YIG nuclease family protein, producing MQEKFAIVDIETNGLSAGQGRITEIAILVYDGIEVVDEFTSLVNPEAPIPYFITRLTGINNQMVAGAPKFYEIARRVVELTEGCTIVGHNVKFDYGFLRAEFRSLGYDYHRKTLDTVALTRKLMPGMPGYSLGKLCNALQINNSGRHRAWGDAAATLELFKKLLTIDPQLLTPGEYRNSQGKNLNINTLPERTGVYQFYDASGKLIYVGKSVNIRSRVMQHLSNTGTRKAIEMKNSIDSVSCELTGSELIALLLESDLIKKHQPLYNRRQRRALFNYGLYHYTDDQGYICLKASKTINGLVPDYSYASLQEANGHLFQLTERYQLCQKLNGLYTSRGSCFHYHIGQCFGACIGKEEAESYNARVMQALERFHPDHHSFFLILPGRSEEELGLVRMANGVYMGFGFIPSDAYSESPEVLDDYIKRYPDNRDVRQIILSYLRNSNNYKILPVQEAGL
- a CDS encoding class I SAM-dependent methyltransferase, whose amino-acid sequence is MIISTLYYILLAALVVFAIYYLAGSFHAIEKRHQAWVWANKTGAISREVRRLFRTYPDKERFILFWLQVSRLKNVVPSGAFAEVGVYRGDSARILHALDPERDLYLLDTFRGFDAADLEGEEGEAATYTPASFADTNTSLVRERLKHSPKVHILEGNLKDTLHLIENVSFALVNLDADLAAPTALALKFFYPRLLPGGVIIVHDYNPKWPGLMQAVDEFLSTIPEEAVAIPDRDCSLVIIKNKTNYRPAS
- a CDS encoding SDR family oxidoreductase, producing MDLKLTGQNFLVTGAGSGFGRAVAEALLAEGANVMAVARSAHVLEAFKKQSDSNRLEILPGDVTQHETLEKMLNWANCRPVHGVLVNAGGPPAGGALEVADEQWDQAYQLVLRWKIYLSREMAKLMMRRHYGRILFVESVSVKQPVDNLVLSNALRPAVVGYAKTLAQEIAAHGITVNVLAPGYHDTPAMQRLYQKKSDMLGISVQEARQQFEKQIPVGAMAGPASLASLAVWLLSPLAHYLTGQTISHDGGIVKGIFG
- a CDS encoding EamA family transporter, producing MERSARREIFRGSLAVGLAAVLWGFDGVVLTPQLYRLDVIYVVFILHLVPFLMMHPFFWRSYKSLAKMSPTDWLTFSLIGLFGGAIGTIAIVKALFLLNFNQLSVVVLLQKLQPVFAIALAALLLKERISRRYAFWSAVAIVSGYFLTFGWNLPDLQTGSNTIHAALLALLAAFSFGSSTVFSKKVLFKYPFTTSTFFRYGFTSAIMLIIMMFFGDFGQSALTTGRDWLFILIIGLTTGSGAIFLYYYGLRRIKAMTATISELLFPVSAVVFDYLINDSVLNPLQWISAALMVFAIIRLNTEFREN
- a CDS encoding DUF2007 domain-containing protein — translated: MSEDLVRVYTGSIVEATYLKEMLLENGIGCILRDTLNESLMAGWGNGSPENSVILLVESSLAEEAERLVSQYFDYT